The sequence below is a genomic window from Halostella salina.
GACGTGCTGATCCCGGCCGCGGTCGGGAACGTCATCACCGAGGACAACGCCGGCGACGTGCAGGCTGACCTCGTGGTCGAGGGCGCGAACGGCCCGACGACGTTCGCCGCCGACTCGATCCTCGAGGAGCGCGGGGTCCCCGTCATCCCCGATATCCTGGCGAACGCCGGCGGCGTCACCGTCTCCTACTTCGAGTGGCTGCAGGACATCAACCGGCGCTCCTGGTCGCTCGAACGCGTGAACGAGGAACTGGAGTCCGAGATGCTCGACGCCTGGGCGGCGGTGCGGGCGGAAGTCGAGGAGCGTGACGTGACCTGGCGCGACGCCGCCTACGTCGTCGCGCTCTCCCGGATCGCCGAGTCACACGAGAAACGCGGTCTCTGGCCCTAGATCCGGTCGGCCGCCTCGGCCCGCTCTATCACTCGCTCCGCCTGCGCGACCAGCGGCGCGTCGACCATCTCGCCGTCGACGCGGAACACGCCCCGCTCGGCCTCGTCGGCGCGTTCCTTCGCGGCCAGCACCTCGCGGGCCCACTCGATCCGGTCCTCGTCGGGCGTGAACGCCTCGTTGATCGGGTCGACCTGCCCGGGGTGGATCGCCATCTTCCCGTCGTAGCCCAGTTCGGCCGCGAACTGGGTCGCGTCCCGAAGCCCCTCGATGTCCTCGATGTCCGTGAACACGGTGTCGACGGCGTCGACGCCGGCGGCGCTCGCCGCGAGGACGGCGTGCTCGCGGGCGTACAGCACCTCCGTCCCCTCGTCGGTCCGGGACGCGCCGATGTCGGCCGCCAGGTCCTCCGCGCCGAAGACGAGCGCGTCCGTCGCCTCGGCCGCCGCGATCGCCTCGGCGTGTAACACGCCCGCGGCCGACTCGACGAGCGCCAGCACGGGGCGCGGGCAGTCGCGCTCGTCGAGGAGTCGCCACAGCGTCCGCACGTCGTCGGCGTCGCCCGCCTTCGGAAGCATGACGCTGTCGACGGTCGCCGCGGCCGCATCGTCGCCGAGGACGGCGTCTACGTCCGCCGCGGCAGCGACGCCGACCGGATTGACGCGGACGCACACCTCCGACGCGGGGTCGAACGCCGGGTCGACCAGTACCGACCGGACCGCCTCCCTGGCCTCGGCTTTCCGCGCCGGGGCGACGGCGTCTTCGAGGTCGAACACCACCACGTCCGCGCCCGCATCGGGTGCCTTCCGAAGGAGGTCCGGTTGGTCGCCGGGGCTGAACAGGACGCTTCTGCGAGCCATGTCCGAGTGTCCGGCCAGCGGGGGCTTCAAACCCCCCGGAACCGTCGGGGGTTCTTTTCATGCCCATCGA
It includes:
- a CDS encoding HpcH/HpaI aldolase/citrate lyase family protein, producing the protein MARRSVLFSPGDQPDLLRKAPDAGADVVVFDLEDAVAPARKAEAREAVRSVLVDPAFDPASEVCVRVNPVGVAAAADVDAVLGDDAAAATVDSVMLPKAGDADDVRTLWRLLDERDCPRPVLALVESAAGVLHAEAIAAAEATDALVFGAEDLAADIGASRTDEGTEVLYAREHAVLAASAAGVDAVDTVFTDIEDIEGLRDATQFAAELGYDGKMAIHPGQVDPINEAFTPDEDRIEWAREVLAAKERADEAERGVFRVDGEMVDAPLVAQAERVIERAEAADRI